One window from the genome of Ferroacidibacillus organovorans encodes:
- a CDS encoding DUF3800 domain-containing protein yields MAIDSNHLIVNDRVFGVNKESEILQDEIDKEKRHERESELLLGKLVSGNMTNLTTRVAFILNQYPDTRNSDITLQIKYWEKFQNKLYNSGKFNVEDLYALERLTSITRARAKIQNEYKLFRPNDIIRRFRRDREECEREVQLYTRPEIPTVSIYCDESGKTSKYIMVGSVWIHDFEREAELRKHFITWKENRGLKSSDEFHFTQMSRHQLPLYKDFVEEVIKISDMMSFVLVVAERSQGNKIDDLVMELHYQLVLQGIDHEVAARRINFPRQINLFKDKEDGTDKLMVEKLRQLMVGGFNNYFQNKLQLALLDSLNSKFSVFIQIADLFTGCISRLMNQPEGNNHKDELAEHFTKLLKIRISGSNVSAENDLVTIHCF; encoded by the coding sequence ATGGCGATTGATAGTAATCATTTAATTGTTAACGATCGAGTTTTTGGAGTAAATAAAGAATCCGAGATATTACAAGATGAGATAGATAAAGAAAAGCGTCATGAACGAGAAAGTGAGCTTTTACTTGGTAAACTTGTATCAGGAAACATGACTAATCTTACAACTCGTGTTGCATTTATTTTAAATCAATACCCAGATACACGTAACTCAGATATCACACTGCAAATAAAATACTGGGAAAAATTCCAGAACAAATTGTACAATAGCGGAAAATTTAATGTCGAGGATCTTTATGCATTGGAAAGATTGACATCCATCACTAGAGCAAGAGCTAAAATTCAAAATGAATACAAACTGTTTCGACCGAATGATATTATTCGTCGATTTCGAAGAGACAGAGAAGAGTGTGAACGTGAAGTACAACTTTATACCCGCCCCGAAATACCAACTGTTAGTATATATTGTGATGAAAGTGGTAAAACGAGTAAATACATAATGGTTGGAAGCGTTTGGATTCATGATTTTGAACGTGAGGCTGAATTACGGAAGCATTTCATTACATGGAAAGAAAATAGAGGTCTTAAAAGTAGTGATGAATTTCATTTTACGCAAATGAGTAGACACCAATTACCTCTATATAAGGATTTTGTAGAAGAAGTTATTAAAATATCTGATATGATGAGTTTTGTGCTGGTAGTAGCTGAAAGATCTCAAGGAAATAAAATTGATGACTTAGTTATGGAACTACATTACCAACTAGTACTCCAAGGCATCGATCATGAAGTAGCTGCACGACGTATTAATTTTCCTAGGCAGATTAATCTCTTTAAAGATAAAGAAGACGGTACGGATAAATTAATGGTTGAAAAACTTAGACAACTCATGGTTGGAGGATTTAACAACTACTTTCAGAATAAATTGCAACTCGCTTTATTGGATTCTCTTAATTCAAAATTTAGTGTTTTTATTCAAATTGCGGATCTGTTTACTGGATGTATATCTAGGTTAATGAATCAACCAGAAGGCAATAACCATAAAGATGAGCTGGCGGAACATTTCACTAAACTCCTTAAAATTAGGATTAGTGGGTCCAATGTAAGCGCCGAAAATGATTTGGTTACAATCCATTGCTTTTAG
- a CDS encoding VOC family protein, translated as MLRVSFVSIPVSDQDRALKFYTEKLGFDVVTDQPFGNGTRWIQLRPPGAQTDVVLFTPPGQEGRIGGFQNMAFTCEDVVGTCRLLKECGVEFVKDAERANWGGMEAIFKDPDGNTFVLANPNE; from the coding sequence ATGTTACGTGTGAGCTTTGTCAGCATTCCCGTCTCGGATCAGGATCGCGCCTTAAAATTTTACACTGAGAAGCTGGGTTTTGACGTTGTGACAGACCAACCCTTTGGCAATGGAACGCGGTGGATTCAGCTTCGGCCTCCTGGGGCACAAACGGATGTGGTATTGTTCACACCTCCTGGTCAGGAGGGGCGCATCGGCGGATTTCAAAACATGGCATTTACGTGTGAAGATGTCGTTGGCACTTGTCGATTGCTGAAAGAATGCGGTGTGGAATTTGTGAAGGATGCGGAGCGCGCCAATTGGGGAGGAATGGAAGCCATCTTTAAAGACCCTGATGGGAACACGTTTGTTCTTGCAAATCCGAATGAGTGA
- a CDS encoding MBL fold metallo-hydrolase: MRIIHDEFLYQLTFLPGIFPVNCYFVREDDGLTLLDTALPYSAEGIVTAAKTLNIPIVRIVLTHAHGDHIGALDTLKKELPNASVSISFRDARLLRGDRTLDADEPNSPIRGGLPKPNTIQTTPDHLLKDGDRIGSLLAISTPGHTPGSMSFIDTRNRYLIAGDAFQTRGGFAVAGQFRLLFPFPAMATWNKEEAMRSARRIREFRPALLAVGHGIMVKNPIEFIDRAIER; this comes from the coding sequence ATGCGCATCATTCACGATGAATTTTTATATCAACTGACGTTTCTTCCAGGGATATTTCCGGTCAATTGTTATTTTGTGAGGGAGGATGATGGATTAACGTTACTTGATACTGCACTGCCTTATAGTGCAGAGGGCATTGTCACTGCAGCGAAAACGCTAAATATCCCCATCGTAAGAATCGTTCTTACGCATGCCCACGGTGATCATATCGGAGCGCTTGACACGTTGAAAAAGGAATTGCCGAATGCATCTGTCTCGATCTCGTTTCGAGACGCACGCCTGTTGAGAGGTGATCGGACGCTTGATGCAGATGAACCCAATTCGCCAATTCGAGGGGGATTGCCTAAACCGAACACCATTCAAACGACCCCAGACCATTTGCTAAAGGATGGGGATCGCATCGGTTCATTGCTCGCCATTTCGACACCTGGGCACACACCGGGTTCGATGTCATTCATCGATACCCGCAACCGATATCTCATTGCAGGGGATGCATTTCAGACGAGGGGTGGATTTGCAGTGGCAGGACAATTCAGGCTGTTGTTTCCTTTCCCTGCTATGGCAACGTGGAACAAGGAGGAAGCCATGCGCAGCGCCCGTAGAATTCGCGAATTTCGTCCTGCGCTGCTGGCTGTTGGACACGGGATAATGGTGAAAAACCCAATAGAATTCATTGATCGAGCGATCGAACGCTAG
- a CDS encoding TetR/AcrR family transcriptional regulator: MAQGVSVNLQTILQAATEIVDSQGLNSLSLTSVAQMLSIRPPSLYNHIHGLSGLRTEIAIHGCDLLNSVIMRAALGKSGDRAVYAMAEAFLNFARIHPGLYDAVQEIHEYQDPRLQQAAERIVDTVVQVMRHYGLDEENSIHAVRGFRSLVHGFASLERSGGFKMPVDVDRSFHFLLDAFLTGLHTIYSV, from the coding sequence TTGGCGCAGGGAGTAAGTGTAAATTTGCAGACCATTTTACAGGCTGCGACAGAGATTGTCGATTCACAAGGGTTAAACTCTCTCAGTCTCACTTCGGTTGCTCAGATGCTCAGTATTCGCCCTCCTTCCTTATACAATCATATCCATGGCCTGTCCGGGCTGCGAACAGAGATTGCTATCCATGGATGCGATCTCCTGAACTCTGTGATCATGCGGGCGGCGCTTGGAAAATCCGGAGATCGTGCCGTTTACGCCATGGCGGAAGCCTTTTTAAACTTTGCCCGGATTCATCCAGGATTATATGATGCAGTCCAGGAGATTCATGAATATCAAGATCCGAGGTTACAGCAAGCTGCAGAGAGGATCGTTGATACGGTCGTTCAGGTGATGAGGCACTACGGACTTGACGAAGAGAACTCCATTCACGCTGTACGTGGTTTTCGTAGTTTGGTGCACGGGTTTGCCTCGCTGGAGCGTAGTGGGGGATTCAAAATGCCCGTTGATGTGGATCGCAGTTTCCACTTTCTTTTAGACGCATTTTTGACTGGACTTCATACCATATACAGCGTTTGA